The following is a genomic window from Alkaliphilus sp. B6464.
ATAAATCACACATATTGCAAATGCTATTAAAATTCCCTTAGTACCCCTAGTTCCACTTGTTCTAATAACAGTAACTACTAACACTCCTAGAACTAAATATGAAAAGAAGTGGGCATTTTTTCTTATTAAATGATGTAATCTACCAATATTTATATCCGTTGTTCTATTTGGAACAATTTTTTCTACTGTTTCTATGACTATTCTGATTACTCTATTACTAAGCTGTTTTGATCTATTGGCAGGCTGGGCTGATGAAATAAAAATAATAAGCATCCAAAGTAATACTGCTATCATAAAAAACGTAGTAGTTGAATTTTTCTGTCTAGACAAAGATCTTACTCCTTTTCAATTTCTTTTACTCTATATTATATCCTATTTTACCTCTTAAATAATAGTAGTATTAATTATTTTAGAACTAGCTCAGTCAACCAAAACTGTTATATGAATGTAAATAAAAAAGATATAAAAAACTATCATTACCATTTTCAGACAATAACTATTATGTTGCTTCTCGGATAAAGGTTTTGTAGACAGTGCTAAATCGATTTGGCAATATCTGATTTTGCATCAAAGGTAGATACTCTTAACTCTAAATTTATA
Proteins encoded in this region:
- a CDS encoding VanZ family protein produces the protein MSRQKNSTTTFFMIAVLLWMLIIFISSAQPANRSKQLSNRVIRIVIETVEKIVPNRTTDINIGRLHHLIRKNAHFFSYLVLGVLVVTVIRTSGTRGTKGILIAFAICVIYAISDEIHQAFVPGRGPQIRDVFIDSAGSAAGIGFYWFVGKIVKR